aagattcgatccggtattgatgcaatcggctcttcatagccgataccggggaggagtggtgagccgattacggctcggactaacctttacaagtgtctgtgcttacaggaatttaatacatcacaccttcctgattaggtgcaggatcaggtggcacgcctagcgactccaagccaaggtgtgcgccagatcgctgggccgttgaccgagggaccagggccctccagccgtcccggaagcctctcggctcctcgtgttgcctgtcgctgctcgctggtgggttttgaccgacaacagttgtgtgctattatatatatatgcaaatcTACCCCAGTAATAAATTAGGAGAGCCACCTAATCTTACCTTATCCCTCCTTGACCGCAGATATCCCGTCGTTCGAGCCAAGTCCAGGGACTCCATGCTCAGGAAGACGGTGACGAGGTCAACCCGAGAAACCGGCCCCTCTGAATGTAGCCCCAGAAGCATCAGAAAATGGACACctaccgccgccacctccccgtGCCCCAGCACCCATTGATCTAGCAGCCATACTGCAGCAGCAGAACCAACTCCTTCAAGTTCTTCTGACCACTCTCATAGCTCAAGCTCAAGGCAATCTTGGCAACAATAGACCTGTAATGCATCATAATGGCAATGGCAGCAGAATTGCAGATTTCAACCGCTTGCAGCCACCTAAGTTTGGAGGATCTGATAACCCTATTGAGGCAGATGATTGGCTGCGAGAGATTGAAATGAAGCTCGAAGTGGTCCATGCAGATGACAGAGACAAGGTTTTGCTCGCAGTACAGCAGTTAAGGGGACCAGCCCTTGCTTGGTGGTAGAGTTACCGGGAAATAAATGAAAACGCTAACGAGATGGTATGGGCTAACTTTGTCAAGATCTTTAGAGAACATCACATTCCCAGCAGTGTTATGAAGCTCAAGAGGGATGAGTTCAGAAAGCTTCATCAAGGTGGCATGAATATGACGGAGTATCTTCATAAGTTCATGGAGTTGTCTCGTTATGCACCagaggatatcaatgatgatgaaaagaagcaagaagcttttcttggtggGCTTAACCCTGAAATCAAGACCTTGGTTGAACTCACCACCCACAGTGACTTTAATGCCATGATCAACAGGGCTATCACCGCTGAGAGAAATAGGAAGTCAGAACTCAGTGAGCGCAAACGACGATTTGAAAGCAAGAAGCCCCAGCAGATGGAGAAGTTTCAGAGGACTCAGTATCCGACTCACTCAGGCCAGAGGAGCCAGGGTGCCTTCTCATTTAAAATGCACCCCGGTTCTTTCCAGAAGCCAGCCCAGTCAGCTCCTGTTATGAAGACCCAGAATATCTCCCGCATCCAACCGACTGGTGGAAGTCAAGTGACCAATGTGAAGACCTGTTTCCACTGCCGCGAAGCCGAACATTACAAGGCCAATTGTCCATATCTCAATCAGCCCGCCCCTTCTATTTTCTCCAACTCTGTTCAAGGACCAAAGCAGCTGACGGGAGCCAACCGTACAGCACCAGCTAGGAGCCAACAGCAGTCCTTCAGCAAGGCAAAGGTGAACCATGTGTATGCTGAAGAAGCAGAGGATGCACCAGGAGTGATTTTCGGTGAGTTTCTGGTCCAATCAGCTCTAGCCTCAGTGctctttgattctggagcatcgtaTTCCTTTATATCCTCCCACTTTGTGGAAAAGCATGATATACCTACTATAGCCCTTAAGAGGCCGCTAATGACACGTTCGCTTGGAGGTCATATACCTTGCCACTTAGGTGTCTTAGATATCCCTAtaaacctaagtggggtagtattCCTTGCCAACCTAGTAGTCCTTGCTTCCAAAGGGATAGATGTCATACTCGGTATGGACTGGCTCACCAAGCACCGAGAAAACATAGCCTGTGCTGAGAGAGCAGTGACAGTCACCAACCACCAAGGGTTAACAGTCACATGCCTAATCCAGTCTAGCCTATCAGACTCCATGGTGAACCACATTCAAGCAGAATCCCTAGAAGATGTGCCAGTAGTTCGGGAATTCGCAGATGTGTTTCCAGATGAATTACCAGGTATGCCTCCAGAAAGAGATGTAGAGTTCACTATTGACTTAGTCCCTGGAACCAAGCCTATAGCAAAGAATGCCTATCGGTTAGCAGCCCCAGAGCTTGCCGAGTTGAAGAAGCAGCTTGAGGAGCTTCAACAAAAGAGATTTATTAGACCTACTGCttccgtggggagccccagtgctctttgtgaagaagaaagatggaagcaTGAGACTTTGTGTGGACTACCATGACCTGAATGCAGCCACCATCAAGAGCAAGTACCCTCTGCCtcggattgatgacctgtttgatcagctgaagggagctaagttcttctccaagatagatctgaggtcaggttatcatcagctcagAGTGCGACAAGAGGACATCTCTAAGACAGCCTTCAGGACCCGTTATGGCCAGTATGAGTTCACagtgatgccttttggtctaACTAATGCCCCTGCCTTTTTCATgaccctcatgaataaggtgtttatggaggaGTTAGATCGGTTTGTCGTGGTATTCATAGACGACATACTGGTCTACTCTAAGAGTGCTGAGGAGTATGGACAACATCTCAGAGTTGTGCTGGGAAAGCTTAGAAAAcaccagttgtatgccaagtttagtaagtgtga
The genomic region above belongs to Panicum hallii strain FIL2 chromosome 4, PHallii_v3.1, whole genome shotgun sequence and contains:
- the LOC112890345 gene encoding uncharacterized protein LOC112890345; this translates as MVWANFVKIFREHHIPSSVMKLKRDEFRKLHQGGMNMTEYLHKFMELSRYAPEDINDDEKKQEAFLGGLNPEIKTLVELTTHSDFNAMINRAITAERNRKSELSERKRRFESKKPQQMEKFQRTQYPTHSGQRSQGAFSFKMHPGSFQKPAQSAPVMKTQNISRIQPTGGSQVTNVKTCFHCREAEHYKANCPYLNQPAPSIFSNSVQGPKQLTGANRTAPARSQQQSFSKAKVNHVYAEEAEDAPGVIFGMPPERDVEFTIDLVPGTKPIAKNAYRLAAPELAELKKQLEELQQKRFIRPTASVGSPSALCEEERWKHETLCGLP